Genomic DNA from uncultured Acetobacterium sp.:
TTTCGAATGTCAAAATCTCCAATCCCTCGGAAAGGGATGTATTCCCCAAAAAAAGATGGCGTTTCAGGGAATCTTCAATCGGCTTGAGACCTTCTTCCAGAGCTATTTTTCGAATCTCATCATAATCGGCCCCTTTGGCAATGGCTTCGCGAATCTTGCGAGTGATTTTCAATACTTCCTGAACTGCGATTCGCCCCCGATAGCCAGTGCCGTGACAAAGCGAACAGCCAACTGGATAAAAAAGATCGACGTCCCGGTTGGTAATATTCAACAGCCTTTTTTCCGCTTCGGTTGCCAGCGCTTTTCTTTTGCAATTAGGGCATAGTCGCTTGATCAACTTTTGGGAAATCACCCCTCTCAGGGCGGTGGACAATAAATATAACGGAATTTTCATATCCATCAGGCGGGTGATCGAAGCAATGGCGTTGTTCGTATGAATGGTCGATAAAACAAAATGCCCGGTGATTGCTGCCCGGATTGCAATTTCAGCTGTTTCTTCGTCCCTTATTTCGCCTACCATAATCACGTTGGGGTCCTGCCTTAAAATCGCCCGAAGACCGGTTGCAAAATTAAGTCCGGTTTTTTCATTGACCTGAATCTGGTTGATGTCTGCCATTTGATACTCCACCGGATCTTCGATGGTAATGATATTCTGGGTTTGGGGATCTAAACCATTCAGCAGACTATACAATGTGGTGGACTTACCGCTCCCGGTGGGTCCCGCGGCCAGCAGCATCCCATGGGGTGCTTCCATTATTTCCGCCAACAAGCTTTTTTGTTCAGTTGAAAACCCCAGGTCAACCATCGAAACAAAAAACTTCTTTTCATCAAGCAAACGCAAGACAATTTTTTCGCCATGAATGGTTGGTATAATCGATAAACGCACATCAATCTGACGACCTTCATAATCGGTTGTAAAGGCGCCATCCTGGGGTAGACGATGTTCGGCAATATCACATTCACCCAGTATTTTCAGTCGCGAAATAAGTTGCGCAAAGGTTTTTTTATCCAGTAATTTCGCCAGTCGCAAGATCCCGTCAATCCGAAAGCGAACCTGGATTTTCTTGGGAAATGCTTCAATATGAATATCACTGGCACCCTGGGAAACACCTTCGGCAATTAATTGGTTTACCAGTGTGATGATCGATGGTTCCGGGGATGCTTCTCCCTTTTCTCCAGACTTCTCCTGATTCACTTTATCTCGATTTAAATAATTATCACTATAGTATTTTAAAATCAGTTCCTGGATGCAATCTTTTTCGGCCACCAAAATTTTCAGCCGCTTATTCGTTATTCTCTGCAGACTGCGAACCGTTTCTTCATGGGTTGGGTCGGCCATCAGAACCACCAGCTTTTCTTCATCCGGCTGGTTTAGTGGGAAAACAAGGTTTTTCCAGGCTTGTTCTTTAGAAAATAGCTGCACTGACTTCTTATCCAGCACATCCTTCTGGGGATCATAAATTTCAAAACCCCCTTCATGATGAACTATCAACTTTAATTGTTCTTGTGAAATGATACGATCATTTAATAATATGTCGAGGATTGAATTTTCCGATCCTTCTGCTTCCGGAATTCTTTCCATGATGTCCTTACGTGTGATTAACTGGTTTTTTAACAGCATATCTAAAACCAACATGTTTTCTTTCATCAGGCCTCCTACTAACAATCATTATTTGTTAATGGCAGTATATCTGATTTATGAATAAAATTCCATCAAAATACACATTATATGTGATATGTATTTTTTTCTTACTTTATTTTAACTGCGGTGTTGTTCAGCTATCACCGAAAACACCGCCGGCTTCATTAATAGTTTCCAGTATTCCGCCATTTGTTGGGGCGGATATTGCATGCCGCTATCCAACCACCAGGTGATCATTTCAACCAGGCTGCTGGTAATATGGTTGATCAGAAAATCAACCGGTACTTTTAAATCTTTTCCCGATACCTGTTTTAAAAAATCAGTCTTCAGTTTGTCATTCCAACAGTTTTTGAGTCGGTATGCCAGGCGCTCGCCGCTTTCGTCTTTTAAGATTCCCCTGATTGGTTTTAGATTTTCCTGTATATGAGTGAGCAATTCTTCCACTGGCAGCATGTTTTGATGTTCAGCTTCACTCATATGGACGGTTAGATAGAGATTCAGGGATTCAAAAATTTCTTCAATCATGCTGTCAAGCAGAACGTCTTTTGTTTCAAAATGCATATAAAAAGTACTTCTGCCCACATTTGCCCGATCAATAATCTCCTGAACTGTAATATTTGCAAATTTCTTTTCTTCCAGTAATCCACTTAGTGCTTCATAAATTGAGGCCCTGGTTTTCTCTCTTCTTCGGTCTGTTTTTTCCATTTGCTCCTCCTTTGGACAATTCTATCAATTTGTTCAGTAGTGAACATTGCGGCAGATCTGTTCCTTGTGTTCATGGTCTGGACTTCATATAATGTTTTTAAACAAGTCGTTCATTTATGAACACATTGTACAATTATTAAAAAGTATAAGCAAGATCAATTTTAAATTATCAGAAAGCGAGTAACAAAATATGACGAAGCAATTCAACCTCAAAAATATCACAAAAGTTTATCCTGATCATTCCGGCGGCACGACGGCTCTAAAAAATGCCACCCTCAACTTTAGAACTGGAGAATTTATCACTATCCTGGGAAAATCCGGCAGCGGCAAATCAACCCTCCTCAATATGCTCTCGGGCATTGACAGACCGACTTCCGGCGAGATTATTTATGACAATCGTCCCCTCCACAGCTTAACTGAATCCGCCCTGACCGCCTGGCGGGGGAAAAACATCGGCATTATTTTTCAATTTTTTCAATTGATTCCGACCTTAACCATATTGGAAAATATTATCCTGCCAATGGATTTATGCAGTACCTATCCCACCGGAAACCGAAAGAACATTGCCCTGGATTTACTGAATCAGGTCGAGATTGGAGAACATGCCAATAAACTCCCGGTCGATTTATCAGGTGGTGAGCAGCAACGAGCCGCCATCGCCAGGGCATTGGCTAACAACCCGCCCTTTATCGTTGCCGATGAGCCAACCGGAAATCTTGACACTTACAATGCCAACAAAGTTGTTGAACTGTTCCGCAAAATGACAAACGATGGCAAGACCATCATCATGGTGACCCACGACACCGAACTCGCTAAATTAACCGACCGGATCATTACCATTGAAGACGGCATCATCACAGGCGACCTAACCAGCAGGTGCCTCAATTGAAACTGCTATTCAGAAAAGTACTGCGTGATTTTAATCTCAACCGAACCCGTTCTGTGCTTGTGATTTTGGCGATCTTTCTGGGCGTATTGGGAACTGGTTTAATCCTTGACTGTTACGCCATAACCAAACGCGAAATGGATGTCAGTTACATGAACACCAATCCCGCTTCCTTTACGATTCGCGTTGATCCTGTTGATGCCAATCTTGAACAGGCACTTGAGAATTTTCCCGAAATTAAAAGCTATGAAGTCCGGCGGATGATTCGTGCCAGAACCAGCACCGCTGCTGATGACTGGCAGACGACAGAACTTTATGTCATTGATGACTTCAACAACATCCGGATTAACACGTTTTCCGCTTTGGAAGGTGCCAAATCTCCCGGGGTTGGGGAAATTTTGATCGAAAACGCCGCCCTGTCGGTAGCGGATGTTTCCATTGGTGATCCACTCACCATGAAAATCCCCTTAAACAGCCCTGAGACCCTGATGGTAACGGGCAGCGTTCAGGCTCCCGGGATGCATCCGGCCTGGATGGATGCTCTGGTCTATGGATTCATAACCCCGGACACCCTGGCGCTCCTGGGGGCTCCCAGCGATGCCAGTGAAATTCTGTTTGTGGTATCCGGAGACCGTTTTGATGAAGCCTATATTCGGGATGTTGCCCTTTCGGTCAAGGACTGGTGCGCCGACAATGGCTACTTCGTCAGTCGGATCACTGTCCCGACGCCCGGTCAGCATCCCAATGGCGATCAGATGAATGCGATTCTTTTTCTGTTTGAAGCCTTCGGCATGCTATCTTTATTTTTGAGTTGTGTTCTTGTTTTCAACATCATCACCGCTCTTCTGAGTGGTCAGATTAAAGAGATTGGCATTATTAAAGCAATCGGCGGAAACAGTTTTCAGATTGCCGGGATGTATTATTTTCTGATTGCTCTGTTCGGTGCCATTGCGGTGCTTTTCGCTATTCCAATGGCTGCCTTTATGTCACGTTCCTTTGTTGATTTAAATGCGGAGATGTTAAATTTTACCATATCAAGTTATTCCATTCCGCTGTGGTCTTATCTGCTGCAGCTGGCAGCCGGAGTTGTGATTCCTGCTTTGGCGGCCACCCTTCCGATCCTGAAAAGCAGTAAAATTTCTGTGAACGAGGCATTATCCGATGTGGGACAAACTAAAAACCAATTCGGTTCGTCATTTTTAGATCGATCTTTGGGGAAAATAGGTGGCCTCAACCTTTCGGTTCTGCTTTCTATCCGAAATACCTTCAGAAAACAGGGTCGACTCATTCTGACCATCGGCACGCTCGCCATCGGGGGGGCAATGTTCATCATCGCAATTAACGTTCAGGCTTCGCTTGGCAATACCTTTGACAATGCCTTAGCCGACCTCAACTTTGATGCCCAATACGTTTTTAGTCAAAACTACAGCGAAGAAGCTGTTGCCGAGGTTCTTTCAGAAATGCCTGACATTAAAACAATTGATTATCTGTCCGGATCAATGGCCTCGTTTGTCTATGCCGACGGCACCGAAAGCAATTCTTTTCAGGGCGTGGGATTACCTCCTGACATGAACTCGATGGCGCTTCCGATGATTGCCGGCCGCTGGATCTCGCCCGCGGACACCAACGTGATTGTCCTCAATCAGGCCTTGTCTGCCCACGAACCAACGGTTAACATTGGCGATACAATTTTGTTTAAGGCAAACGGAACAACCGCCGAATTAACGGTGATTGGCATTGTAAAAGAAGTCGCTGGCTCGGATAAAGCATATCTCAGTCAGGATTATTACCAACAGATCTTTAGCCAGAATGGCGCAATTCGAAGTATCAATGTCACCTATCAGCAATCGGACGATCCTTCCCTGTTAGCCTTACGGGTCGAAACTGAAAAAATACTAAAAGAAAATAATCTGGATGTGCTCACCGGCATCACCATCCGTGATGCCCAAGCCATTATGGGTAATCATCTAATTTCCGTTTCGGGATTCTTGATGATCGCAGCCCTGCTGGTTATCATTGTCGGGACAATGGGCTTAATTTCATCAACCGGCATGAATGTTATGGAGCGCATGCGTGAGACCGGCATCATGCGATCCCTGGGCGCCTCTCAACAGCGCATCTTTTACCTCATGACGATTGAAAATCTAGTGACTGGATTGATCAGTTGGGTAATTGCCTGTCTTCTGGCCTTTCCCTTATCCATTCTGACCGGAAATATCTTTGGCAATATTTTCCTGAAGCTGCCGCTTGATAATGTCTACCGGCTATCTGGCGCTGGTATTTGGTTAATCCTGATTCTTTTGA
This window encodes:
- a CDS encoding ABC transporter ATP-binding protein translates to MTKQFNLKNITKVYPDHSGGTTALKNATLNFRTGEFITILGKSGSGKSTLLNMLSGIDRPTSGEIIYDNRPLHSLTESALTAWRGKNIGIIFQFFQLIPTLTILENIILPMDLCSTYPTGNRKNIALDLLNQVEIGEHANKLPVDLSGGEQQRAAIARALANNPPFIVADEPTGNLDTYNANKVVELFRKMTNDGKTIIMVTHDTELAKLTDRIITIEDGIITGDLTSRCLN
- a CDS encoding TetR/AcrR family transcriptional regulator, coding for MEKTDRRREKTRASIYEALSGLLEEKKFANITVQEIIDRANVGRSTFYMHFETKDVLLDSMIEEIFESLNLYLTVHMSEAEHQNMLPVEELLTHIQENLKPIRGILKDESGERLAYRLKNCWNDKLKTDFLKQVSGKDLKVPVDFLINHITSSLVEMITWWLDSGMQYPPQQMAEYWKLLMKPAVFSVIAEQHRS
- a CDS encoding FtsX-like permease family protein — encoded protein: MKLLFRKVLRDFNLNRTRSVLVILAIFLGVLGTGLILDCYAITKREMDVSYMNTNPASFTIRVDPVDANLEQALENFPEIKSYEVRRMIRARTSTAADDWQTTELYVIDDFNNIRINTFSALEGAKSPGVGEILIENAALSVADVSIGDPLTMKIPLNSPETLMVTGSVQAPGMHPAWMDALVYGFITPDTLALLGAPSDASEILFVVSGDRFDEAYIRDVALSVKDWCADNGYFVSRITVPTPGQHPNGDQMNAILFLFEAFGMLSLFLSCVLVFNIITALLSGQIKEIGIIKAIGGNSFQIAGMYYFLIALFGAIAVLFAIPMAAFMSRSFVDLNAEMLNFTISSYSIPLWSYLLQLAAGVVIPALAATLPILKSSKISVNEALSDVGQTKNQFGSSFLDRSLGKIGGLNLSVLLSIRNTFRKQGRLILTIGTLAIGGAMFIIAINVQASLGNTFDNALADLNFDAQYVFSQNYSEEAVAEVLSEMPDIKTIDYLSGSMASFVYADGTESNSFQGVGLPPDMNSMALPMIAGRWISPADTNVIVLNQALSAHEPTVNIGDTILFKANGTTAELTVIGIVKEVAGSDKAYLSQDYYQQIFSQNGAIRSINVTYQQSDDPSLLALRVETEKILKENNLDVLTGITIRDAQAIMGNHLISVSGFLMIAALLVIIVGTMGLISSTGMNVMERMRETGIMRSLGASQQRIFYLMTIENLVTGLISWVIACLLAFPLSILTGNIFGNIFLKLPLDNVYRLSGAGIWLILILLITIIVSFVATRKSLRLPINEVLAYE
- a CDS encoding GspE/PulE family protein, coding for MKENMLVLDMLLKNQLITRKDIMERIPEAEGSENSILDILLNDRIISQEQLKLIVHHEGGFEIYDPQKDVLDKKSVQLFSKEQAWKNLVFPLNQPDEEKLVVLMADPTHEETVRSLQRITNKRLKILVAEKDCIQELILKYYSDNYLNRDKVNQEKSGEKGEASPEPSIITLVNQLIAEGVSQGASDIHIEAFPKKIQVRFRIDGILRLAKLLDKKTFAQLISRLKILGECDIAEHRLPQDGAFTTDYEGRQIDVRLSIIPTIHGEKIVLRLLDEKKFFVSMVDLGFSTEQKSLLAEIMEAPHGMLLAAGPTGSGKSTTLYSLLNGLDPQTQNIITIEDPVEYQMADINQIQVNEKTGLNFATGLRAILRQDPNVIMVGEIRDEETAEIAIRAAITGHFVLSTIHTNNAIASITRLMDMKIPLYLLSTALRGVISQKLIKRLCPNCKRKALATEAEKRLLNITNRDVDLFYPVGCSLCHGTGYRGRIAVQEVLKITRKIREAIAKGADYDEIRKIALEEGLKPIEDSLKRHLFLGNTSLSEGLEILTFENDWHH